The nucleotide sequence GAGACTGATTGCGTCCAATCGTATTTGTCCACGAGCTTTAGTTGAAAGCTCAGATTTTCTTCGGAGGCAATCGTGTAGACATCTCGGACTTCGTTAATGGCGAGCAAGCGCTCCTCGGCTATTTGTGCTGCCCGCATGGCCTCATCGATGCTGCTTCCCTGCACCATTGGCAATGAAAGCGACTTGTCGCCATAATCAAGCTTGGCGTACGGATCTACAAGAATAAATGACTTGAGCAAAAAGACAAAGGCAAGCGAGGCAACCAGTGTGATTCCATAAGGCAAGTACCCTTGTTCCACCAGTCGTTCCCAGCGAGCTTGAAAATACCTTGTCACTTTATTGGAAGCCCGTGGTGTTTCCTCCTCTACTCGGTCGGAAGCTTCCAGCCACGTTCCTGTCAGTACTGGCGTGATAAATCCATAGATAAGAATAAGAGCAAACGTCCCCAGCAAAAGAACGGGCCAAGCATCGTATAAGACAACCTTGTCTTCTGCCTTGAGGAAATCCGTGTAAACGACACCTGTCCAACAGGCTGCCACTACGACAATCGTGAGCAAAAACGGCTTCATCAACCCCCACGCCACTTGCAAACAACGAACAAGCGAGTACGAGGGCAATCCTGAAAACTGATGAAACAACGCAGAGCCTGCTCCTGTGAACAATAGCGAAAATAACACGAGTGGTCCAAGCGTGGAGAGCGTCAATGGGATTCCCCAAAGCCACATGCCTCCAAGAACACTGCCGACCGCTAGAACGTTTGCCAAAAGCGCGAGTACAGCCCCTGCCCATTGTTTTCGGGTCAGGTACAAAAAGAGCGAACAGATGACAGCCGTTAGAACAGCCAGTGCCCCAAGCTGTCTCAATGCAGCAGTGATTGTCTGCGCGTCGTCACGAAACAAATCGAGGCGGTACTTGCCGCCTGAAGCCTGATTCAACTCGCCAACCGCTTCCTTTACTTGCCTGCTGATGACAGGCAATTGCCCGACATCTGCTGCGTACACCGTGATTCCTAAGGCAGGCGAGCCACGATACATCCCGATTTGTTCGCCTTTGCTCCCGCGTCGATCACGAATGTCAGCCAACGTGTTTAGTGGCACGTATCCTTTATCGGTGGAGATCAAGTGCTTACCCAGATCTTGCAGCCCTTCCGATTTACTCGTCCATTGAATCATGGTTCGATCCTTATCAGCTCCAACAGAGCCTACCTCTTCTCCAACCACATCTGTCGGCAGTTGCGACAGAACATCAGCAGGTGTGAGCCCGTAGGCGAGTAACATGGACGGTCGGAAAATGATATCTACCTGCTCTTTCAAGGCTTGCTTGTCCATTTCGATGCGAGCGATCCCTGGCAGATTGATCAATTTGTCATAGACGGTATTTTGGGCAACGTCAGACAAGGTCTGCAAGTCCGTGCCGTACAGGACATAAAAGCCAATCTTGCTATCGGCCAGATTGCTTTGACTGACGCTCCACTCCTGCACGGGTAGCTGCTTCGTGATTTCTCCTAGCTTCTTTTCCAACCGTTCCTTATAATCCGAACCGATTTGTTCCGATGCTTTTACAGTAATAACTGCCGACCCCATCCGAGATTCGGAAGCAATCGTAAGCACACTGCCCAATGAACGTACCGATTCCTCTACTTTTCTCGCAACCGATTCGTCTACTTCCGCAGAGGAAAGTTTGGGTGCCAAGAGACTGATTGTATATTCAGGCACAGACCGATCCGGGAACGTCTTGATATCCAGCCCGAACCAAGCTCCTACCGCAAGTAGGCAGCAAATGACCGCCAGGATACGGGCGAAGGAGGGGATAATCGATAAAAATGTCTTGTTATTCATCCGCCACCTTCACCGCCTCACCATCCACTACATACGACAAGCCTGAAGCAACAATTTGGTCACCAGGCACGAGACCTTCCACTACCTCATAGAAGGTTCCTTGCAATGCCCCCACTTTGACAA is from Brevibacillus brevis and encodes:
- a CDS encoding efflux RND transporter permease subunit, yielding MNNKTFLSIIPSFARILAVICCLLAVGAWFGLDIKTFPDRSVPEYTISLLAPKLSSAEVDESVARKVEESVRSLGSVLTIASESRMGSAVITVKASEQIGSDYKERLEKKLGEITKQLPVQEWSVSQSNLADSKIGFYVLYGTDLQTLSDVAQNTVYDKLINLPGIARIEMDKQALKEQVDIIFRPSMLLAYGLTPADVLSQLPTDVVGEEVGSVGADKDRTMIQWTSKSEGLQDLGKHLISTDKGYVPLNTLADIRDRRGSKGEQIGMYRGSPALGITVYAADVGQLPVISRQVKEAVGELNQASGGKYRLDLFRDDAQTITAALRQLGALAVLTAVICSLFLYLTRKQWAGAVLALLANVLAVGSVLGGMWLWGIPLTLSTLGPLVLFSLLFTGAGSALFHQFSGLPSYSLVRCLQVAWGLMKPFLLTIVVVAACWTGVVYTDFLKAEDKVVLYDAWPVLLLGTFALILIYGFITPVLTGTWLEASDRVEEETPRASNKVTRYFQARWERLVEQGYLPYGITLVASLAFVFLLKSFILVDPYAKLDYGDKSLSLPMVQGSSIDEAMRAAQIAEERLLAINEVRDVYTIASEENLSFQLKLVDKYDWTQSVSDLEKVLDKELRDIPQTDPFALVINKDKATRLVLTIMGPSLQTTQNIANELLAFMEKQSAKDKEGRELVTDERIGSGAEGTFIDIRPKQEMLARYRITQEEIKRQLESYLGEKTAGSVYWNERQVPIHVRFPDGWMDYPDQVKQILIRTSQGTVRLSELVDWSIGSEPPIYQREDGLYVFKVSSAVTDPSRIELWSYIIPYTMQEKVTIPEGYTVYNDDELKKLEEKKLNKVDWSSRFLTIGSLVALVLIMSLLLQRRTRDGLFALVLLPILSGGFALGLLWLDRPMNVMSFYGMVAAIAVIVLQALLAMDELYKAQAEQERVWDGIKLGAKRTMLNQAGIYLAIALASLPLAGGLGTGNDSFASFASVLLFGILMGAFATIVLLPGMQHAAVQRQAAHSEMSLPILARHLRIWWENNQVRRRDFKERKREQARSQKTGQAEVSNHDSREYVPVQEDFLPLSSSTHDANR